Proteins from a genomic interval of Scatophagus argus isolate fScaArg1 chromosome 6, fScaArg1.pri, whole genome shotgun sequence:
- the LOC124061171 gene encoding uncharacterized protein LOC124061171 isoform X1 has translation MAVAQELFLAVALLFVSLRLHCSSPLPGCPEPCSCQRASLLNCSSSGLSLVPQHILDSVTELDLSHNLLDSVTLGQPHHNLRNVWLGNNSITHLSLCIERNPGGRYGRSINPYHLRPWSRQRCVSWAPSLQLLSVERNQLEQLPNGLEGSESLQVLQLSFNRISTLQPGDLGRLRQLIELHLQHNLITSLHPQMFQDLAQLRVLDLRFNKLTSLHPLMYLSLHNIGADVRLDGNRWQCDCSMRSLRRRMAYDSSRGLQAWSVVCASPSILSGRELLQLEEDDLSCIGAENRPELHQDVTVYSGSEILLSCSAQDSMWWTPSGQASASQTQAGLLINDISERDTGLYVCVSEEHDIVSVFNLQISKIEGAKRKIRSLTRTSQQITLQGPANRIGQERNQRAIQSNLVLAVCLSVFITFLIAFILGVLARPCIDILWRRVTRKKSSSETSVSSAEQRQYDNEAYCTGGEPEATGTHRERRVTFNTVDFRENSNVQYYDTVASGVEESNNQYTVIKYEAVAFEKDTHAAVDSESENSFQQSRPEETQKDGRDLSGVTDAGHKHNMEYEHIPDPVELDKRSLSSCSDSSMSDKVRNEDQMTWRGHITTKSSQVAEDSLQQRADFSTASKVVQISAEGSEIAGFSSEPFADWSPHTMKPSQMDPDQSQENEEQFEFSDSDKSFSPRSSSICGFFNDSKLIMAPTSYKKSNDMSSSSSYISEEEPTEYTVNSDKEEEEEEEEGRERSHNKGEDYTVTRQLSDKGDMPSSRIVTGEWETKKKVEPMPRTKWRVPSLGVTSHSESLDTGAPLTSAAHSSSSSSESEAEITDLKVELNTGRVNEGIKIREPVTLSTDLHHQYTSQKDINAPLPATDSTSSDESMDETRRPTMRQQRGDIDMAGLPVSHSVSRKALNPQWPPNLDHITPNKRHSDSSSSSESSDETTDQNEKQGEKHRTGFKFQESVSQVPEKQWPALDLEHTMRIRRRLDIKAPSPRPDSSSSSDSDNETPNHVSKQDQGQMHMARLPNKVPQTVRRDSPTQRPALALEHTAHISRHLDITAPSTDSDSSSSSDSEDETTGHIKKQKPGKVDVAGLPFQESKTGRHDSDKTWPTVNLEDTTRIKRRLDIKAPSPDSDSSSSSDSEDGTTKNIKKQEQKEEYMPKLSIKVSQTGSDDPPTQWPALDLEHTTRIKRRLDIKASSPPPDSSSSSDSDNETPNHVSKQDQGQMHMARLPNKVPQTVRRDSPTQRPALALEHTAHISRHLDITAPSTDSDSSSSSDSEDETTGHIKKQKPGKVDIAGLSFQESKTGRHDSDKTWPTVNLEDTTRIKRRLDIKAPSPDSDSSSSSDSEDGTTKNIKKQEQKEEYMPKLSIKVSQTGSDDPPTQWPALDLEHTTRIKRRLDIKASSPPPDSSSSSDSDNETPNHVSKQDQGQMHMARLPNKVPQTVRRDSPTQRPALALEHTAHISRHLDITAPSTDSDSSSSSDSEDETTGHLKKQKPGKVDIAGLSFQESKTGRHDSDKTWPTVNLEDTTRIKRRLDIKAPSPDSDSSSSSDSEDGTTKNIKKQEQKEEYMPKLSIKVSQTGSDDPPTQWPALDLEHTTRIKRRLDIKASSPPPDSSSSSDSDNETPNHVSKQDQGQMHMARLPNKVPQTVRRDSPTQRPALALEHTAHISRHLDITAPSTDSDSSSSSDSEDETKGHIKKQKPGKVDIAGLPFQESKTGRHDSDKTWPTVNLEDTTRIKRRLDIKAPSPDSDSSSSSDSEDGTTKNIKKQEQKEEYMPKLSIKVSQTGSDDPPTQWPALDLEHTTRIKRRLDIKASSPPPDSSSSSDSDNETPNHVSKQDQGQMHMARLPNKVPQTVRRDSPTQRPALALEHTAHINRHLDITAPSPDSDSSSSSDSEDETTGHIKKQKTGKVDIAGLSFQESKTGRPDSDKTWPTVNLEGTTRIKRRFDIKAPSPDSDSSSSSDSEDGTTKNIKKREQKEEYMPKLSIKVSQTGSDGPPTQWPALDLEHTTRIKRRLDIKASSPPPDSSSSSDSEDETTGHIKKQKPGKVDTAGLPFQGSLTGRHDLDKMWPAQNLEHTTSMKKQLDLKAPSPTAASSSSSDSDDKTKCQNKRPELVGIAGLPFKESQRANHNPETWWSEVDLNNITHIKRRLEIKAPLPPPDSLLSSGSTNHTAEGKRKEVIKVSSSSSSSDEQEEGMGELSNPPTTVEPDPDSRWPQLGLSNASRVKRRLDIRARSPESSSSSNESDVGTTDQPSKIERDRTDVGKWSMHVPYVNRRQNTKAPTSQPDLIHSSVSPGFQQSESSSSASESENENRDHAKLRPRVSALSKETEKKFIKSSKISVIHTSHRPKTDHGIKLEKYTVISDNVEGKATSDNIKMTSKANPELESRWAMMNLGISRFRKRLEITSRTNEPRNLPSSRSKLPVVTDEEASQIQASLYVGQAVDTKLQWSQSQTEEVERMAAGIEHKTSSSESSEDETIEHSVPDLSLGVPRVKRRLNVTAPSPGPSSSSSSCSENEVTEYTAKQSRHVSDITDDDSVITYKRLIFRPSAQLSNSFSSYTGAETVTVSKEGPSHSVQSRNASLAPGMSFDDVVKKRMEQSRRSTDMDLPSKIKWTGISHQVSDLSMSGMKRNLDVHQAPPVKQQLPPLDSSNNSSVKNDDKIKQDTGKAEWTLMHKNSNLSANSVSFASGRTLDKSNNSASGTNEILWSVPEDRRERKGLSALKTLSSDRRRWDTQAENLDQGASPLFDYYGPQVHTSFDDQRSVEDIKPLAKQPPTQLHLSSSSVDKSRATHFLHDIPRYRRQDVGGIKLPQEAPPPIPTTLPPDEAEELTWRSPRSSDKQELEGNSHYLQQSRSTTQSDPSSTMSQNLAAYLDSSNINISHV, from the exons ATGGCAGTGGCACAGGAGCTGTTCCTGGCTGTTGCGCTGCTCTTCGTCTCCCTGAGGCTCCATTGCTCCTCTCCCTTACCTGGCTGTCCAGAGCCCTGCAGCTGTCAGAGAGCTTCTCTGTTGAACTGTTCTTCTTCTGGCCTTTCCCTGGTGCCCCAGCACATCCTAGACTCTGTCACCGAGCTAGACTTGTCACATAACCTGCTTGACTCTGTAACACTGGGTCAACCACATCATAACCTCAGAAATGTATGGTTGGGaaacaacagcatcacacactTGTCTCTCTGTATAGAGAGAAACCCGGGAGGCCGTTATGGCAGAAGTATAAATCCCTATCACTTGAGACCTTGGAGCAGGCAGAGATGTGTATCTTGGGCGCCCTCCCTGCAGCTGCTATCTGTTGAGAGGAATCAGCTGGAGCAGCTTCCAAACG GACTGGAAGGTAGTGAGTCGTTACAGGTTCTGCAGCTCTCCTTCAATAGGATCTCAACTCTCCAACCAGGAGACCTTGGCCGCCTTCGGCAGCTAATAGAGCTGCACCTACAACATAACCTCATCACAAGTCTCCATCCACAGATGTTCCAAGACTTAGCACAGCTCCGG GTCCTTGATCTGAGATTCAACAAGTTGACCAGTCTCCATCCTTTGATGTACCTTTCTCTTCATAACATCGGGGCAGATGTTAGGCTGGATGGGAACAGGTGGCAGTGTGACTGCAGTATGCGCAGTCTAAGAAGACGGATGGCctatgacagcagcagaggtctGCAGGCCTggagtgttgtgtgtgcttCCCCCTCCATCCTCTCAGGCAgagaactgctgcagctggaggaggatgaCCTCAGCTGTATTGGTGCTGAAAACAGACCTGAGCTCCACCAAGATGTGACCGTCTATAGTGGCTCTGAGATACTGCTGTCCTGCTCTGCACAAG ATTCAATGTGGTGGACACCCAGTGGTCAAGCATCTGCGAGCCAAACTCAGGCTGGTCTGTTAATCAATGACATctcagagagagacacaggactttatgtgtgtgtgtctgaagaaCATGacattgtgtctgtttttaacCTCCAAATCAGTAAAATAGAaggtgcaaaaagaaaaattagaagTTTAACCAGAACCAGCCAACAAATAACTCTGCAAGGTCCAGCAAACAGGATAGGTCAAGAAAGGAATCAGAGAGCTATCCAGTCTAACTTGGTtctggctgtgtgtctgtctgttttcatcacGTTTCTGATAGCCTTTATTCTTGGAGTCCTGGCAAGACCTTGTATAGATATTCTATGGAGAAGGGTCACCAGGAAGAAAAGTTCCTCTGAAACCTCTGTCTCATCTGCAGAACAAAGGCAGTATGACAATGAGGCCTACTGCACTGGTGGGGAACCAGAGGCAACAGGCACTCACAGGGAAAGAAGAGTCACATTTAACACTGTAGACTTTAGAGAAAACAGCAACGTACAGTATTATGATACTGTAGCCAGTGGTGTTGAGGAAAGTAACAATCAATACACTGTAATTAAATATGAAGCAGTTGCGTTTGAGAAGGATACACATGCAGCTGTAGattcagaaagtgaaaacagcTTTCAACAGAGTCGTCCAGAGGAAACCCAGAAAGATGGCAGAGACCTCTCAGGCGTCACTGATGCAggccacaaacacaacatggagTATGAACACATTCCAGACCCTGTTGAGCTGGACAAGAGAAGCTTGTCTTCATGCTCAGATTCTTCAATGTCTGACAAAGTACGTAATGAGGACCAAATGACCTGGAGAGGCCACATAACAACCAAGTCTAGTCAGGTGGCAGAGGACTCTCTTCAGCAGAGAGCTGATTTCTCTACAGCATCAAAAGTAGTGCAAATTTCTGCAGAGGGCAGTGAAATTGCTGGATTTTCTTCTGAGCCCTTTGCAGATTGGTCACCACATACAATGAAACCCAGCCAAATGGACCCTGATCAGTCAcaagaaaatgaagaacaatTTGAGTTTAGTGATTCTGATAAAAGCTTTTCTCCAAGATCTAGCAGCATTTGTGGATTTTTTAATGATTCAAAACTGATTATGGCACCCACTTCATATAAAAAGAGCAATGATATGTCAAGCTCCAGCTCATATATCAGTGAGGAAGAGCCTACAGAATACACTGTTAACtcagacaaagaggaggaggaggaggaggaggagggcagagaAAGGAGCCACAATAAAGGGGAAGACTACACAGTCACAAGACAATTATCAGATAAAGGAGACATGCCAAGCAGCAGGATAGTTACAGGAGAGTGGGAAACCAAGAAGAAAGTTGAACCCATGCCACGCACAAAGTGGCGTGTACCCAGTTTGGGTGTTACTAGTCACAGTGAGAGTCTGGATACTGGAGCACCTTTAACATCTGCAGCTCATTCATCCTCTTCAAGCAGTGAGAGTGAAGCAGAAATCACAGACCTAAAAGTGGAGCTGAATACAGGCAGAGTGAATGAGGGGATCAAAATCAGAGAACCAGTAACACTGTCAACTGACCTGCATCACCAATACACCTCTCAAAAGGATATCAACGCCCCATTACCAGCCACTGATTCAACTTCTAGTGATGAGAGTATGGATGAAACAAGAAGACCCACAATGAGGCAACAGAGAGGAGATATAGACATGGCAGGGCTTCCAGTATCTCATTCTGTAAGCCGCAAAGCCTTAAATCCACAATGGCCTCCCAATCTTGACCATATTACTCCCAACAAACGTCATAGTGATTCGTCATCTAGTAGTGAGAGTTCAGATGAGACAACAGACCAGAACgagaaacaaggagaaaagCACAGAACAGGATTTAAGTTTCAAGAATCAGTAAGTCAAGTTCCAGAAAAACAATGGCCTGCCCTAGATCTTGAGCATACCATGCGGATCAGAAGACGACTGGATATCAAAGCACCATCACCACGTCCTGATTCATCTTCTAGTAGTGATAGTGACAATGAAACACCAAACCACGTCAGTAAGCAGGACCAAGGGCAGATGCACATGGCAAGGCTTCCAAATAAAGTACCTCAAACTGTAAGACGTGACTCACCAACACAAAGGCCTGCTTTAGCTCTTGAGCATACTGCACACATCAGTAGGCATTTAGATATCACAGCACCATCAACTGACTCGGATTCATCTTCtagcagtgacagtgaagatgAAACAACAGGCCACATAAAGAAGCAGAAGCCAGGCAAGGTGGACGTTGCAGGTCTTCCATTTCAAGAATCTAAAACAGGAAGGCACGATTCAGACAAAACATGGCCTACTGTAAATCTTGAGGATACCACACGCATCAAAAGGCGGTTAGATATCAAAGCACCGTCACCGGACTCTGATTCATCTTCTAGTAGTGACAGTGAGGATGGAACAACAAAGaacataaagaaacaagaacaaaaagaggAATACATGCCAAAACTTTCAATCAAAGTTTCTCAAACTGGAAGTGATGACCCACCAACACAATGGCCTGCCCTAGATCTTGAGCATACTACACGCATCAAGAGGCGACTGGATATCAAAGCATCATCCCCTCCTCCTGATTCATCTTCTAGTAGTGATAGTGACAATGAAACACCAAACCACGTCAGTAAGCAGGACCAAGGGCAGATGCACATGGCAAGGCTTCCAAATAAAGTACCTCAAACTGTAAGACGTGACTCACCAACACAAAGGCCTGCTTTAGCTCTTGAGCATACTGCACACATCAGTAGGCATTTAGATATCACAGCACCATCAACTGACTCGGATTCATCTTCtagcagtgacagtgaagatgAAACAACAGGCCACATAAAGAAGCAGAAGCCAGGCAAGGTGGACATTGCAGGACTTTCATTTCAAGAATCTAAAACAGGAAGGCACGATTCAGACAAAACATGGCCTACTGTAAATCTTGAGGATACCACACGCATCAAAAGGCGTTTAGATATCAAAGCACCGTCACCGGACTCTGATTCATCTTCTAGTAGTGACAGTGAAGATGGAACAACAAAGaacataaagaaacaagaacaaaaagaggAATACATGCCAAAACTTTCAATCAAAGTTTCTCAAACTGGAAGTGATGACCCACCAACACAATGGCCTGCCCTAGATCTTGAGCATACTACACGCATCAAGAGGCGACTGGATATCAAAGCATCATCCCCTCCTCCTGATTCATCTTCTAGTAGTGATAGTGACAATGAAACACCAAACCACGTCAGTAAGCAGGACCAAGGGCAGATGCACATGGCAAGGCTTCCAAATAAAGTACCTCAAACTGTAAGACGTGACTCACCAACACAAAGGCCTGCTTTAGCTCTTGAGCATACTGCACACATCAGTAGGCATTTAGATATCACAGCACCATCAACTGACTCGGATTCATCTTCtagcagtgacagtgaagatgAAACAACAGGCCACTTAAAGAAGCAGAAGCCAGGCAAGGTGGACATTGCAGGACTTTCATTTCAAGAATCTAAAACAGGAAGGCACGATTCAGACAAAACATGGCCTACTGTAAATCTTGAGGATACCACACGCATCAAAAGGCGTTTAGATATCAAAGCACCGTCACCGGACTCTGATTCATCTTCTAGTAGTGACAGTGAAGATGGAACAACAAAGaacataaagaaacaagaacaaaaagaggAATACATGCCAAAACTTTCAATCAAAGTTTCTCAAACTGGAAGTGATGACCCACCAACACAATGGCCTGCCCTAGATCTTGAGCATACTACACGCATCAAGAGGCGACTGGATATCAAAGCATCATCCCCTCCTCCTGATTCATCTTCTAGTAGTGATAGTGACAATGAAACACCAAACCATGTCAGTAAGCAGGACCAAGGGCAGATGCACATGGCAAGGCTTCCAAATAAAGTACCTCAAACTGTAAGACGTGACTCACCAACACAAAGGCCTGCTTTAGCTCTTGAGCATACTGCGCACATCAGTAGGCATTTAGATATCACAGCACCATCAACTGACTCGGATTCATCTTCtagcagtgacagtgaagatgaaacaaaaggCCACATAAAGAAGCAGAAGCCAGGCAAGGTGGACATTGCAGGTCTTCCATTTCAAGAATCTAAAACAGGAAGGCACGATTCAGACAAAACATGGCCTACTGTAAATCTTGAGGATACCACACGCATCAAAAGGCGGTTAGATATCAAAGCACCGTCACCGGACTCTGATTCATCTTCTAGTAGTGACAGTGAGGATGGAACAACAAAGaacataaagaaacaagaacaaaaagaggAATACATGCCAAAACTTTCAATCAAAGTTTCTCAAACTGGAAGTGATGACCCACCAACACAATGGCCTGCCCTAGATCTTGAGCATACTACACGCATCAAGAGGCGACTGGATATCAAAGCATCATCCCCTCCTCCTGATTCATCTTCTAGTAGTGATAGTGACAATGAAACACCAAACCACGTCAGTAAGCAGGACCAAGGGCAGATGCACATGGCAAGGCTTCCAAATAAAGTACCTCAAACTGTAAGACGTGACTCACCAACACAAAGGCCTGCTTTAGCTCTTGAGCATACTGCACACATCAATAGGCATTTAGATATCACAGCACCATCACCTGACTCGGATTCATCTTCtagcagtgacagtgaagatgAAACAACAGGCCACATAAAGAAGCAGAAGACAGGCAAGGTGGACATTGCAGGACTTTCATTTCAAGAATCTAAAACAGGAAGGCCCGATTCAGACAAAACATGGCCTACTGTAAATCTTGAGGGTACCACACGCATCAAAAGGCGTTTCGATATCAAAGCACCGTCACCGGACTCTGATTCATCTTCTAGTAGTGACAGTGAGGATGGAACAACAAAGAACATAAAGAAACGAGAACAAAAAGAGGAATACATGCCAAAACTTTCAATCAAAGTTTCTCAAACTGGAAGTGATGGCCCACCAACACAATGGCCTGCCCTAGATCTTGAGCATACTACACGCATCAAGAGGCGACTGGATATCAAAGCATCATCCCCTCCTCCTGATTCATCTTCTAGTAGTGATAGTGAAGATGAAACAACAGGCCACATAAAGAAGCAGAAGCCAGGCAAGGTGGACACTGCAGGTCTTCCATTTCAAGGATCTCTAACAGGAAGGCATGATCTGGACAAAATGTGGCCTGCTCAAAATCTTGAACATACTACAAGCATGAAGAAGCAACTAGATCTCAAAGCACCATCACCCACTGCTGCTTCATCATCTAGTAGTGACAGtgatgataaaacaaaatgccaGAATAAGAGGCCAGAGCTTGTGGGAATTGCTGGGCTTCCATTTAAAGAATCTCAAAGAGCAAATCACAATCCAGAAACATGGTGGTCTGAAGTAGATCTTAATAATATCACTCATATAAAGAGGCGTTTGGAGATCAAAGCCCCATTGCCACCTCCTGATTCATTATTAAGCAGTGGGAGTACAAACCATACagcagaaggaaagagaaaagaagttATCAAAGTTAGTTCCTCTTCAAGCAGCTCAGATGAGCAAGAGGAGGGTATGGGAGAATTGAGCAACCCCCCAACAACAGTGGAGCCAGATCCAGACTCCAGATGGCCTCAGCTTGGGCTTAGTAATGCTTCCCGTGTGAAAAGGCGCCTGGATATCAGAGCTCGTTCACCTGAATCATCTTCCAGCAGCAATGAGAGTGATGTAGGAACTACAGACCAACCTAGCAAAATTGAGAGGGACAGAACTGATGTGGGGAAGTGGAGTATGCATGTTCCTTATGTCAACAGACGTCAAAATACCAAAGCACCAACATCACAACCAGATCTGATTCATAGTTCTGTGTCTCCCGGCTTTCAACAATCTGAATCAAGTTCTTCAGCAAGTGAGAGTGAGAATGAGAACAGGGACCATGCTAAACTACGACCGAGAGTTTCTGCATTatcaaaggaaacagaaaagaagtTCATTAAGTCTTCAAAGATCTCGGTGATACACACTTCTCACAGGCCAAAGACAGACCACGGGATCAAATTAGAAAAGTATACAGTTATTTCAGATAATGTTGAGGGCAAAGCAACAAGTgacaacataaaaatgacatcaaagGCAAACCCAGAACTTGAGTCAAGGTGGGCTATGATGAACCTTGGTATCTCCCGCTTCAGAAAGCGTCTCGAAATCACATCGCGAACAAATGAACCGCGAAATCTTCCCTCATCAAGATCTAAGCTGCCTGTTGTCACTGATGAAGAAGCATCCCAGATTCAGGCCTCTCTGTATGTAGGCCAAGCTGTAGACACCAAACTTCAATGGTCACAGAGCCAaactgaggaggtggagaggatgGCTGCCGGGATAGAGCACAAAACATCATCCAGTGAAAGCAGTGAGGATGAGACAATAGAGCACAGTGTTCCTGACTTGAGTCTTGGTGTCCCACGTGTTAAGAGGCGTCTGAATGTCACAGCACCATCACCAGGGCCAAGTAGTTCCTCATCTTCCTGCAGCGAAAATGAAGTGACAGAATacactgcaaaacaaagcagacatgTATCAGATATAACAGATGATGACTCTGTAATCACTTATAAGCGTTTAATCTTCAGACCTTCAGCACAGCTGAGTAATTCTTTTTCTTCATATACTGGCGCTGAAACAGTGACTGTTTCAAAAGAAGGTCCATCCCATAGTGTTCAAAGCAGAAATGCATCTCTTGCCCCTGGTATGAGCTTTGATGATGTGGTAAAGAAAAGGATGGAGCAGTCCAGACGCTCCACGGATATGGACCTGCCATCAAAGATAAAGTGGACTGGCATCAGTCATCAGGTGTCTGACCTTTCTATGTCCGGTATGAAGAGAAACCTAGACGTACACCAGGCTCCACCTGTAAAGCAACAACTTCCACCACTTGACTCCTCCAATAACTCCAGTgttaaaaatgatgataaaataaaacaagacacagGGAAAGCGGAATGGACACTAATGCATAAAAACTCAAATCTTAGTGCCAACAGTGTTTCTTTTGCATCTGGCAGAACTCTTGACAAGTCTAACAACTCTGCTAGTGGAACAAATGAGATTTTGTGGTCTGTACCTGAGGacaggagggaaagaaaaggccTCAGTGCCCTAAAAACCTTGTCTTCAGACAGACGAAGGTGGGACACACAAGCTGAAAATTTAGATCAGGGTGCATCTCCTCTATTTGATTACTATGGTCCACAAGTTCACACCAGTTTCGATGATCAAAGATCTGTGGAGGACATCAAGCCCCTGGCTAAACAGCCACCAACACAATTACATCTTTCGTCCTCTTCAGTAGATAAGAGTAGAGCTACACATTTCCTCCATGATATTCCCCGCTACAGGAGGCAGGATGTTGGAGGTATCAAACTACCACAGGAGGCTCCACCTCCTATTCCCACAACACTACCACCAGATGAGGCAGAAGAGCTTACGTGGAGGTCTCCACGTAGCAGTGACAAACAAGAGTTGGAAGGCAACAGCCACTACCTGCAACAGAGTAGAAGTACAACGCAATCTGACCCTTCTTCAACTATGTCGCAAAACCTGGCTGCCTATTTAGACTCCTCAAACATTAACATTAGTCATGTTTAA
- the LOC124061171 gene encoding TLR4 interactor with leucine rich repeats isoform X2, with protein MAVAQELFLAVALLFVSLRLHCSSPLPGCPEPCSCQRASLLNCSSSGLSLVPQHILDSVTELDLSHNLLDSVTLGQPHHNLRNVWLGNNSITHLSLCIERNPGGRYGRSINPYHLRPWSRQRCVSWAPSLQLLSVERNQLEQLPNGLEGSESLQVLQLSFNRISTLQPGDLGRLRQLIELHLQHNLITSLHPQMFQDLAQLRVLDLRFNKLTSLHPLMYLSLHNIGADVRLDGNRWQCDCSMRSLRRRMAYDSSRGLQAWSVVCASPSILSGRELLQLEEDDLSCIGAENRPELHQDVTVYSGSEILLSCSAQGNTVYTIL; from the exons ATGGCAGTGGCACAGGAGCTGTTCCTGGCTGTTGCGCTGCTCTTCGTCTCCCTGAGGCTCCATTGCTCCTCTCCCTTACCTGGCTGTCCAGAGCCCTGCAGCTGTCAGAGAGCTTCTCTGTTGAACTGTTCTTCTTCTGGCCTTTCCCTGGTGCCCCAGCACATCCTAGACTCTGTCACCGAGCTAGACTTGTCACATAACCTGCTTGACTCTGTAACACTGGGTCAACCACATCATAACCTCAGAAATGTATGGTTGGGaaacaacagcatcacacactTGTCTCTCTGTATAGAGAGAAACCCGGGAGGCCGTTATGGCAGAAGTATAAATCCCTATCACTTGAGACCTTGGAGCAGGCAGAGATGTGTATCTTGGGCGCCCTCCCTGCAGCTGCTATCTGTTGAGAGGAATCAGCTGGAGCAGCTTCCAAACG GACTGGAAGGTAGTGAGTCGTTACAGGTTCTGCAGCTCTCCTTCAATAGGATCTCAACTCTCCAACCAGGAGACCTTGGCCGCCTTCGGCAGCTAATAGAGCTGCACCTACAACATAACCTCATCACAAGTCTCCATCCACAGATGTTCCAAGACTTAGCACAGCTCCGG GTCCTTGATCTGAGATTCAACAAGTTGACCAGTCTCCATCCTTTGATGTACCTTTCTCTTCATAACATCGGGGCAGATGTTAGGCTGGATGGGAACAGGTGGCAGTGTGACTGCAGTATGCGCAGTCTAAGAAGACGGATGGCctatgacagcagcagaggtctGCAGGCCTggagtgttgtgtgtgcttCCCCCTCCATCCTCTCAGGCAgagaactgctgcagctggaggaggatgaCCTCAGCTGTATTGGTGCTGAAAACAGACCTGAGCTCCACCAAGATGTGACCGTCTATAGTGGCTCTGAGATACTGCTGTCCTGCTCTGCACAAGGTAACACAGTATACACAATATTGTAA